The following proteins come from a genomic window of Limosilactobacillus reuteri:
- a CDS encoding acyl carrier protein, translating to MTKEEIFHTVKNITVDELDVDEDRVTMNARIKDDLDADSLDIFEIMNELEDKFEIELDADEGIETISDVVDFVKKQLDEK from the coding sequence ATGACTAAAGAAGAAATTTTTCATACTGTAAAAAATATTACTGTTGATGAATTAGATGTTGACGAAGATCGTGTAACGATGAATGCACGAATTAAAGACGACCTTGATGCTGACAGTCTTGATATTTTCGAAATTATGAATGAACTTGAAGATAAATTTGAGATTGAATTAGATGCCGATGAAGGAATCGAGACTATTAGTGACGTTGTTGATTTCGTAAAGAAACAATTGGATGAAAAATAA
- the fabZ gene encoding 3-hydroxyacyl-ACP dehydratase FabZ — MTNKTLDITEIQKILPHRYPMLLIDQVDELIPGKKAIARRNVTINEEVFNGHFPKNPVLPGALIVESLAQTGAVALLSQEEFQGKTAYFGGIRSAEFRKVVRPGDTLRLEVNLEKVHKNIGIGKGIATVDGKKACTAELTFMIG; from the coding sequence ATGACTAATAAAACTTTAGATATAACTGAAATTCAAAAAATCCTTCCGCATCGTTACCCAATGTTACTAATTGACCAAGTTGATGAATTAATCCCTGGTAAGAAGGCCATTGCACGGCGTAATGTCACGATTAATGAAGAGGTTTTTAATGGTCATTTTCCAAAAAATCCAGTTTTACCAGGAGCATTGATTGTTGAATCCTTGGCGCAAACAGGTGCCGTCGCTCTCTTATCTCAAGAAGAGTTCCAAGGGAAAACAGCCTATTTTGGTGGAATTCGGTCAGCAGAATTTCGTAAGGTAGTCCGCCCTGGTGATACATTAAGGTTAGAAGTCAACCTAGAGAAGGTTCACAAAAATATTGGAATTGGTAAAGGCATTGCAACGGTCGATGGGAAAAAAGCCTGTACAGCCGAATTAACTTTTATGATTGGGTAG
- the fabZ gene encoding 3-hydroxyacyl-ACP dehydratase FabZ, with translation MAIMNAQEIMELIPNRYPICYIDYVDELVPEEKITATKNVTINESFFRGHFPHNPVMPGVLIIETLAQAASILILKSPHFYKKTAYLGAIHKARFRQMVRPGDVLKLNIVMKKVRSSMGIVETKALVNDKIACSAELVFIVAEREEKI, from the coding sequence TTGGCAATAATGAATGCGCAGGAGATTATGGAATTAATTCCTAATCGCTATCCGATTTGCTATATCGATTATGTAGATGAATTAGTTCCTGAAGAAAAGATTACCGCAACAAAAAATGTCACAATTAACGAATCATTTTTTCGCGGTCATTTTCCTCATAATCCTGTTATGCCTGGAGTTTTAATTATCGAAACTTTAGCCCAAGCTGCTTCGATCTTGATATTAAAATCACCACATTTTTATAAAAAAACAGCTTATCTTGGTGCAATTCATAAAGCAAGATTTCGACAAATGGTCCGTCCTGGTGATGTATTAAAACTAAATATTGTTATGAAAAAAGTTCGATCATCAATGGGAATTGTGGAAACAAAAGCGCTTGTGAACGACAAAATAGCTTGTAGTGCAGAGCTTGTCTTTATCGTTGCTGAACGAGAAGAAAAGATTTAG
- a CDS encoding Crp/Fnr family transcriptional regulator, producing MKNKDYIHRVPLFNDLSNEGKEYLKSLLHHKALNKGDLIFSPNSQDELIQDELIIVVLGQMKVYKLNKDGKEHIIRIIGAGDYGGENYLFDLENTSVYGIALTKTEVYILYKADFHKLLKIDHQVGQNLLKLNAKKSVELERQAQLLSFYRVDVRLVAYLEDLYNDTYNEEENSITLPMSLKDLASYLGTSAENLSRCFKDFETKGWIERHHRKIIIKPAFWEEFK from the coding sequence ATGAAAAATAAAGATTATATACATCGTGTCCCACTATTTAATGATTTATCTAATGAGGGTAAGGAGTATCTTAAAAGTTTACTACATCACAAAGCTCTTAATAAAGGAGATCTTATTTTTTCACCGAATTCACAAGATGAGCTAATTCAAGATGAGCTAATTATTGTTGTTTTAGGCCAAATGAAAGTTTATAAGTTGAATAAAGATGGAAAAGAACATATTATCCGCATTATCGGCGCTGGAGATTATGGTGGAGAAAATTATTTGTTTGATTTGGAAAATACATCAGTTTATGGGATTGCTCTAACCAAGACTGAAGTATATATTCTTTATAAAGCAGATTTTCACAAATTACTAAAAATAGACCATCAAGTTGGACAAAATCTTTTAAAATTAAACGCTAAAAAATCAGTTGAATTAGAAAGGCAAGCGCAATTACTATCTTTTTATCGCGTTGATGTCAGATTAGTAGCTTATTTAGAAGATCTTTATAATGATACTTATAATGAAGAAGAAAATTCTATTACCCTCCCAATGTCACTAAAAGACCTTGCAAGTTATTTAGGTACTAGTGCTGAAAATCTCTCCCGTTGTTTTAAGGATTTTGAAACAAAAGGCTGGATAGAACGACATCACAGAAAAATTATTATAAAGCCAGCTTTTTGGGAGGAATTTAAGTAA
- the thiE gene encoding thiamine phosphate synthase — protein MMFDPKMLQVYLVGGTQDVHNDVVKFLEKVELAMKSGITAFQYREKGNSKLRPNERVDLGLELRTLCTRYGIPLIVDDDYELAQQINADGVHVGQNDIKIEQVSVTVGHQMFIGYSCNTPEQVERANTMNFVDYIGCGPVFPTKSKPDADTAIGINRLERLNMISERPVVAIGGIDEENMKVVHDTGVAGLAVISLVFDSKDLAATVKKMKKLYK, from the coding sequence ATGATGTTTGATCCCAAAATGTTACAAGTATACTTAGTTGGCGGAACACAAGATGTTCATAATGATGTTGTTAAATTTCTTGAAAAAGTGGAGCTAGCAATGAAGAGTGGTATCACTGCCTTCCAATATCGAGAAAAAGGAAACTCGAAGTTACGACCTAATGAACGAGTAGACTTAGGACTAGAATTACGGACCTTATGTACGCGTTACGGAATACCATTGATCGTTGATGACGATTATGAATTGGCCCAGCAAATTAACGCTGATGGAGTTCATGTTGGGCAAAATGATATTAAAATTGAACAGGTATCTGTCACTGTAGGTCATCAGATGTTCATCGGCTACTCCTGTAACACACCAGAACAAGTTGAACGTGCTAATACAATGAACTTTGTTGATTACATCGGTTGTGGCCCCGTTTTCCCTACAAAATCAAAACCGGACGCTGATACTGCTATTGGCATTAATCGTCTTGAACGTTTAAACATGATCAGTGAACGTCCCGTAGTTGCAATTGGGGGCATCGATGAAGAAAACATGAAGGTTGTTCATGATACTGGAGTTGCAGGATTAGCAGTTATTTCATTAGTCTTTGATAGTAAGGATCTTGCAGCAACTGTAAAGAAAATGAAAAAGTTGTATAAATAA
- a CDS encoding MarR family transcriptional regulator, whose translation MSKDNDYEKINKGLIKVYSGILWIEENELRKSTFNDLTIKEMHAIDAITMYNHQTISKVAEKLHLTPGTMTSMADRLIRKGYVERIRDKDDRRIIRLRLTKRGRVLYRAHGAFHNMMVERFLQGMSDEEMKVVKKALQNLEDFVDEHA comes from the coding sequence ATGAGTAAAGATAATGATTATGAAAAAATCAATAAAGGATTAATAAAGGTTTATTCCGGAATTCTATGGATTGAAGAAAATGAATTACGGAAAAGTACATTCAATGATTTAACAATTAAAGAAATGCATGCGATTGATGCAATTACGATGTATAACCATCAAACAATTTCTAAAGTAGCAGAAAAGCTTCATTTAACTCCAGGAACAATGACTTCAATGGCTGATCGTTTAATTCGCAAGGGATATGTTGAAAGAATTCGTGATAAAGATGATCGCCGCATTATTCGGTTACGTTTAACAAAAAGAGGACGAGTGCTATATCGTGCGCACGGTGCTTTCCATAATATGATGGTTGAACGTTTCCTCCAAGGAATGAGTGATGAGGAAATGAAGGTTGTCAAAAAAGCCTTGCAAAACTTAGAAGATTTTGTTGATGAGCATGCTTAG
- a CDS encoding biotin/lipoyl-containing protein, giving the protein MEFKEIQTLMQNFEDSDIRELEINQDSFQLYLSKNKQTHKHENLITTEKTEQTTSVKKKKANEQSTLPSQNITAPLVGTVYLQPTPDADPYVRSGDHVKKGDVVCVIEAMKMMTEIKSPFNGIITSICVSNEELVEVEQPLFSVQEDKDND; this is encoded by the coding sequence TTGGAATTTAAAGAAATTCAAACATTAATGCAAAATTTTGAAGATTCTGATATTCGTGAATTAGAAATAAATCAAGATTCCTTTCAGCTCTATTTAAGCAAAAATAAGCAAACTCACAAGCATGAAAATCTTATAACAACCGAAAAAACAGAGCAAACAACTTCAGTTAAGAAGAAAAAGGCAAACGAACAGTCAACTTTACCTTCGCAAAATATAACTGCGCCCCTAGTCGGAACTGTCTATCTCCAACCAACCCCCGATGCAGATCCCTATGTTAGAAGTGGCGACCATGTAAAAAAGGGGGATGTTGTTTGTGTGATTGAAGCAATGAAAATGATGACAGAGATAAAAAGCCCTTTTAACGGAATTATTACTTCAATTTGTGTAAGCAATGAAGAATTAGTTGAAGTAGAACAACCACTTTTCTCAGTTCAGGAGGATAAAGATAATGACTAA
- the fabF gene encoding beta-ketoacyl-ACP synthase II: MTRVVITGMGAVAPNGNGIQEFISNSFAGKVGIKTIKKFDAKSTGITVAGEIDNFDPNDVIGRKAARRMDLYSQYALQSAIEAMEMAEINETNTKPVDMGVIYGSGIGGLTTIQEQIIKMHDKGPKRVSPMFVPMSIANMAAGNISIHFNAQNICTSIVTACATGTNAIGEAFRQVKEGRAKVMIAGGSEASVNEIGIAGFAALTALSQATDPLKASLPFDKARQGFVLGEGGATLVLENLEHAQKRGANILGEIVGYSATSDAYHITSPDPTGAGAARAMEMAIKEAGISPSEIAYINAHGTATHANDEGESKAINQVFGSDSNVRVSSTKGMTGHLLGAAGAIEAVLTVAALQKGQLPLNIGCFNQDPKCSVNLVTAENSDASNACYAISNSFGFGGHNAVLAFKKWE; the protein is encoded by the coding sequence ATGACAAGAGTTGTAATAACAGGAATGGGTGCTGTTGCTCCTAATGGTAATGGTATTCAAGAGTTTATAAGTAATAGTTTTGCAGGCAAAGTTGGAATTAAAACGATCAAGAAATTTGATGCCAAGTCGACAGGAATTACCGTAGCTGGTGAAATTGACAACTTTGACCCTAATGATGTCATTGGGAGAAAAGCTGCGCGTCGAATGGACCTTTATTCTCAATATGCCTTACAAAGTGCGATTGAAGCAATGGAAATGGCTGAGATCAATGAAACAAATACCAAGCCAGTTGACATGGGTGTGATTTATGGATCCGGGATTGGTGGTTTAACAACTATTCAAGAGCAAATTATTAAAATGCATGATAAGGGTCCTAAACGGGTATCCCCAATGTTTGTTCCAATGTCAATTGCCAACATGGCAGCGGGTAATATTTCTATTCACTTTAATGCACAAAATATTTGTACATCGATTGTGACTGCTTGTGCCACTGGAACTAATGCAATTGGAGAAGCCTTTCGTCAAGTTAAAGAAGGACGCGCTAAAGTAATGATTGCCGGTGGATCAGAGGCGTCGGTAAATGAGATCGGAATTGCTGGCTTTGCGGCATTAACAGCCCTATCACAAGCAACTGATCCGCTTAAGGCTTCTTTGCCATTTGATAAGGCGCGCCAAGGATTTGTTTTGGGTGAAGGCGGTGCAACGCTTGTTTTAGAGAATCTTGAACATGCGCAAAAACGCGGTGCTAACATTCTTGGTGAGATTGTCGGTTATAGTGCTACCTCGGACGCTTACCATATTACATCCCCTGATCCAACTGGTGCAGGGGCGGCAAGAGCAATGGAAATGGCTATTAAAGAAGCTGGAATTAGTCCTAGCGAAATTGCCTATATTAATGCCCACGGAACTGCTACTCATGCTAATGATGAAGGCGAATCTAAAGCAATCAATCAGGTATTTGGTTCTGATAGCAATGTTCGTGTCAGTTCAACAAAGGGAATGACTGGACATTTGCTTGGGGCTGCAGGAGCAATTGAGGCGGTCTTAACAGTAGCCGCTTTACAAAAGGGACAATTACCGTTGAATATAGGTTGTTTTAATCAAGATCCGAAGTGCTCAGTTAACCTTGTGACGGCAGAAAATAGTGACGCATCAAACGCCTGTTACGCAATAAGCAATTCTTTTGGTTTCGGTGGCCATAATGCTGTTTTAGCCTTTAAGAAATGGGAGTGA
- the accC gene encoding acetyl-CoA carboxylase biotin carboxylase subunit, with protein sequence MFSKVLVANRGEIAVRIIRSLRELGIKTVAIYSTADRESLHVQLADEAVCVGTARAQDSYLNAKNILEAALGTGAQAIHPGFGFLSENAEFATMCEECGITFIGPQASVIDLMGNKEHAREQMKKSGVPVIPGSDDYITNVNDAVEVANKIGYPILLKAAAGGGGKGIRRINDHNQMRQIFSEAQNEARLSFNDDRMYLEKIMENVKHIEVQVFRDNFGNAVFFPERDCSIQRNKQKLIEESPCVLVNEQERKMLGQIAMRAINAINYHNTGTIEFLMDKDHHFYFMEMNTRIQVEHTVTEMVTGIDLVKAQVIVAANEPLPFTQQDIQVHGHAIECRINAENPKQNFMPVTGTINYLYLPVGNLGMRIDTAIYPGSKITPYYDSMIAKVIALGQDRKEAIEKIKRLLNEMVIMGVTTNQNFHLAILNDPKFLAGTASTTFLEDSFLPQWKKEMTV encoded by the coding sequence ATGTTTTCCAAAGTACTAGTCGCCAATCGTGGTGAAATTGCTGTCAGGATAATACGGTCATTACGAGAGCTAGGAATTAAGACAGTAGCTATTTATTCAACTGCAGATCGCGAAAGTCTTCACGTTCAACTAGCGGATGAAGCTGTATGCGTTGGAACCGCCCGTGCCCAAGATTCATATTTGAATGCGAAAAACATTTTGGAAGCTGCTCTTGGTACAGGTGCCCAGGCGATCCATCCTGGCTTTGGCTTTCTATCAGAAAATGCGGAATTCGCGACAATGTGTGAAGAATGCGGAATTACTTTCATCGGTCCCCAAGCCTCAGTTATTGACCTAATGGGAAACAAGGAGCACGCACGAGAGCAAATGAAAAAATCAGGGGTACCTGTAATTCCTGGAAGCGATGACTATATTACCAATGTTAATGACGCTGTTGAGGTTGCAAACAAGATTGGGTATCCAATTTTGTTAAAAGCGGCTGCTGGTGGTGGCGGTAAAGGGATCCGACGAATTAACGATCATAACCAGATGCGGCAAATATTTAGCGAGGCACAAAACGAAGCCCGCCTTTCGTTTAATGATGACCGAATGTACCTTGAAAAGATTATGGAGAATGTTAAACACATTGAGGTCCAAGTATTTCGTGATAATTTTGGCAATGCTGTTTTCTTTCCTGAACGAGACTGCTCGATTCAACGAAATAAACAAAAATTGATTGAAGAAAGTCCTTGTGTCCTAGTAAATGAACAAGAGCGAAAAATGCTAGGACAAATTGCCATGCGAGCCATTAATGCGATTAACTATCATAATACGGGGACAATAGAATTCCTAATGGACAAGGATCATCACTTTTACTTTATGGAAATGAACACTCGTATCCAGGTTGAACATACAGTGACGGAGATGGTAACTGGGATCGACTTAGTGAAGGCACAGGTTATTGTCGCTGCGAATGAACCACTTCCCTTTACCCAACAGGATATTCAGGTTCATGGACATGCGATTGAGTGTCGGATAAATGCTGAAAATCCTAAGCAAAACTTTATGCCAGTGACTGGGACGATTAATTACTTGTATCTTCCAGTCGGTAATTTGGGGATGCGAATTGATACTGCTATTTATCCTGGCAGTAAGATCACTCCTTATTATGATTCAATGATCGCTAAGGTAATTGCCCTTGGTCAAGATCGCAAAGAAGCTATTGAAAAAATCAAACGACTTTTGAATGAAATGGTAATTATGGGCGTAACAACAAATCAAAATTTCCATTTAGCAATCTTAAACGATCCTAAATTTCTGGCAGGAACAGCTTCAACAACGTTTCTTGAAGACTCCTTCTTGCCACAATGGAAAAAGGAGATGACAGTGTGA
- a CDS encoding ACP S-malonyltransferase, protein MYYGILFSGQGAQRSGMGVELMADSLFSRIVSQASAICELDLLKIMKNEHNELNKTAYVQPAIVTVSYGIYRILKRDLPQLPIKGMIGLSLGEYTALIASNSLSFEEGIKLVADRARFMQQDADGEISTLAAVLDPQLQEIKELITAQQENGQRVYIANYNSPRQIVVGGALTDLKATLKKMEEDKLAKRTILLKVNGAFHTPFFNGARQQMHNRLQTVDFHEPQIEVISNTTNSLFHCEDLPGILEKQLAVPTHFGANVKELVKHAKIDTTLEIGPGKTLSRFAHQVDQQLNTQHIENLADYEKFIKEQKDGTDK, encoded by the coding sequence ATGTACTACGGAATATTATTTAGCGGTCAAGGTGCACAACGATCGGGAATGGGAGTCGAGCTTATGGCTGACTCCCTTTTTTCAAGGATTGTTAGTCAGGCAAGTGCTATTTGTGAGCTTGATTTACTCAAAATTATGAAAAACGAGCATAACGAGTTGAATAAAACGGCATATGTTCAACCAGCAATTGTAACAGTTAGTTATGGAATCTACCGAATATTAAAACGAGATTTACCGCAACTACCAATTAAGGGGATGATCGGCCTATCCTTAGGCGAGTACACTGCCTTAATTGCTAGTAACTCACTTTCGTTTGAAGAAGGAATCAAACTAGTCGCGGACCGTGCGCGCTTTATGCAACAAGACGCGGACGGGGAAATAAGTACATTAGCAGCTGTCCTTGACCCTCAACTTCAAGAGATAAAAGAACTAATCACCGCTCAACAAGAAAATGGTCAGCGGGTTTATATCGCCAACTATAATTCCCCACGACAAATCGTAGTAGGCGGGGCATTAACCGACCTAAAGGCTACCCTTAAAAAGATGGAAGAAGACAAGCTTGCTAAAAGAACGATCCTGCTCAAAGTTAATGGTGCATTTCATACTCCCTTCTTTAACGGTGCACGTCAACAGATGCATAACCGGTTACAAACGGTCGACTTCCATGAACCACAGATTGAAGTTATTAGCAATACTACTAACAGCTTATTTCATTGTGAGGATCTTCCAGGAATTCTTGAAAAACAATTAGCTGTTCCAACACACTTTGGAGCTAATGTTAAGGAATTAGTCAAGCACGCAAAAATTGACACAACATTAGAAATTGGTCCTGGAAAGACGTTATCTCGCTTCGCTCACCAAGTTGACCAGCAGTTAAATACCCAACACATTGAAAATCTTGCTGATTATGAAAAATTTATAAAGGAGCAAAAAGATGGAACTGACAAATAA
- a CDS encoding site-specific integrase, with amino-acid sequence MSTKKRIYIPKNKTNGQIKGKRKIWVENVKFLTLEEYDQLRETIKLHSRPELVNRNLLLIAIALNNGLRASDVVTLRVGHVLNKTKTRVIEQKTGKAKTLFWNNCLAEIIDYLNDLDYKDENDYLFPGKQEGHFSVHGFYEMLQRMARKTENNKIVAKIGTHSFRKTFGRQLYKKGVNVEIISQLFNHSSERNTRHYLGIEQEDLDKVVQNFKFE; translated from the coding sequence ATGTCAACTAAAAAGCGAATTTATATTCCAAAAAATAAAACTAACGGTCAAATTAAGGGGAAACGGAAAATATGGGTAGAGAATGTTAAATTTTTAACTCTTGAAGAATATGATCAGCTCCGTGAGACAATTAAGCTGCATTCTCGTCCTGAATTGGTTAACCGGAACCTATTACTAATTGCAATTGCCCTTAATAACGGATTACGAGCATCAGACGTTGTGACATTAAGGGTTGGGCATGTTCTAAACAAAACTAAAACCCGTGTTATTGAACAAAAAACTGGTAAAGCTAAAACCCTCTTTTGGAATAATTGCCTTGCCGAGATTATTGATTATCTTAATGACTTGGATTACAAAGATGAAAATGATTACCTTTTCCCCGGAAAACAAGAAGGCCATTTTTCGGTGCATGGCTTTTACGAGATGTTGCAACGAATGGCTAGAAAAACGGAAAATAATAAAATCGTTGCTAAGATTGGAACACACTCTTTTAGAAAAACTTTTGGTCGCCAACTCTATAAGAAGGGGGTTAACGTTGAAATCATTTCGCAGTTGTTTAATCACTCCTCCGAACGGAATACGCGCCACTATCTAGGGATTGAACAAGAAGACCTTGATAAAGTGGTTCAAAATTTCAAATTTGAATAG
- the xerS gene encoding tyrosine recombinase XerS: MEADKYLKLIQEELQNLPDYVNEYYLGTNHAVTTTYQYLTEIRRFFDWLRSSGLVAVNSNKDLPIDTLANLRRSDVMLYIDYLQHTTNSQGRLNSPTSINRSINALRSLYKFLTVTADNNNGESYFDRNVMLKIDSLNDTKTLNYRAHTLASHMYRGQMKFDFITFIEKEYPNKCDKRALPSYKINKERDIAIIALILGTGVRVSEAANVNLGDLNLKQSLLDVTRKGGQRDSVPIAPWAISYIQTYQAIRAQRYHALKKDTAFFLTVYHKQTRRMTANAIEKMVKKYSTAFGHPLTPHKLRHTLASEMYEVTKDQVLVAQQLGQKGTSATDLYTHVDQKQQRDALKEISETSYKKTNE; this comes from the coding sequence ATGGAAGCAGATAAATATTTAAAGCTAATTCAAGAGGAGCTTCAAAACCTTCCTGATTATGTTAACGAGTATTATTTAGGGACCAATCATGCAGTGACAACAACCTATCAGTACTTAACTGAAATTCGGAGATTCTTTGATTGGTTACGGTCCAGTGGGCTTGTCGCTGTTAATTCTAATAAGGATCTACCAATCGATACGCTAGCTAATTTACGACGCAGCGATGTAATGCTTTATATCGATTATCTTCAACATACTACCAATTCACAAGGTCGGTTAAATTCCCCCACTTCAATTAATCGATCTATTAATGCATTGAGGTCATTGTATAAGTTTTTAACAGTTACCGCAGATAACAATAATGGTGAGTCTTATTTTGACCGTAATGTAATGCTGAAAATTGACTCCCTTAATGATACAAAAACATTAAATTATCGAGCACATACCCTAGCCTCACACATGTACCGAGGACAAATGAAATTTGATTTTATCACCTTCATTGAAAAAGAATATCCGAACAAATGTGATAAAAGAGCCCTTCCTTCTTATAAAATAAACAAAGAACGAGATATTGCAATTATTGCTCTTATTTTAGGAACAGGCGTCCGGGTATCTGAAGCGGCCAATGTAAATCTTGGTGACTTAAACTTAAAGCAATCGCTGCTGGATGTAACAAGAAAAGGTGGCCAAAGAGATTCAGTACCAATTGCACCTTGGGCTATTAGTTATATCCAAACTTATCAAGCGATTCGTGCGCAGCGATACCACGCTTTAAAAAAGGATACTGCTTTCTTCCTAACCGTTTATCACAAGCAAACTCGACGAATGACAGCTAATGCAATTGAAAAAATGGTTAAAAAGTATTCAACCGCTTTTGGACATCCTCTTACTCCCCATAAATTACGTCATACCCTTGCTTCTGAAATGTATGAGGTAACGAAAGATCAAGTATTAGTAGCTCAACAATTGGGGCAAAAAGGAACATCTGCTACCGATTTATATACTCACGTTGATCAGAAACAACAGCGTGATGCTCTTAAAGAAATTAGTGAAACCTCATATAAAAAAACAAATGAATAA
- the fabG gene encoding 3-oxoacyl-[acyl-carrier-protein] reductase, with product MELTNKVVFISGSTRGIGAATALEFAKAGSRLILNGRQDDLPKVLKEKLDLLGTEYHYLKGDIANEESVSELATAAWQIYEKIDILINNAGITNDKLMMGMKASDFDQVINVNLRGTFMLTQPIFKKMLKKRAGCIINLASIVGLHGNTGQANYAASKAGIIGLTKSIAQEGARRGIRCNAIAPGMITSDMTEKLSERVKEQILSRILLNRLGQPEEVAKTAKFLAENDYLTGQTIVVDGGMTI from the coding sequence ATGGAACTGACAAATAAAGTCGTTTTTATAAGCGGAAGCACACGCGGAATTGGGGCGGCTACTGCATTAGAGTTCGCTAAGGCTGGTAGTCGGCTAATTCTCAATGGACGCCAAGATGACTTACCAAAAGTGCTTAAAGAAAAGCTAGATCTACTAGGGACGGAATATCACTATCTTAAGGGCGATATTGCAAACGAAGAATCAGTTAGTGAATTAGCAACAGCGGCGTGGCAAATATACGAGAAGATCGACATTCTTATCAATAACGCTGGAATTACGAATGATAAGTTAATGATGGGAATGAAAGCGAGCGATTTTGACCAGGTCATCAATGTTAATTTACGCGGAACATTTATGTTAACACAACCTATTTTTAAGAAGATGCTCAAAAAAAGAGCCGGTTGCATTATTAACCTTGCTAGTATTGTGGGACTCCATGGTAATACAGGACAAGCTAATTATGCGGCAAGCAAAGCAGGTATAATCGGCCTTACTAAATCTATTGCCCAAGAAGGAGCGCGCCGCGGAATTCGTTGCAATGCGATTGCTCCCGGAATGATTACTAGTGATATGACTGAAAAATTATCTGAGCGAGTAAAAGAACAAATTCTCAGTCGCATCCTTCTCAACCGCTTAGGACAGCCAGAAGAAGTTGCTAAAACTGCAAAATTTTTAGCAGAAAACGATTATTTGACCGGTCAAACTATTGTCGTCGATGGTGGGATGACAATCTAG
- a CDS encoding beta-ketoacyl-ACP synthase III, whose product MQNLRITSTASYHPSLKITNQQLSTIMNTSDEWIKTRTGIHQRYISNNENTSDLAVNVGNQLLTNANLTATELDLIIIATMSPDAYTPSTAAIVQGRLGAKNAIAFDISAACTGFIYAMNTAELMLKNSYWQNAMVIGAEVLSKLIDWKDRSTAVLFGDGAGGVLLQKTATTTPLILGRDLHTFGDLGDKIIAGRTTLKASFPKQLTSLSPFMMAGRDVYRFATHEVPRSIASAVQQANLKIDDIDYFLLHQANERIITQIAKRLAQPITKFPMNISEYGNTAAASEPILLTQAITQGLVKPGNIIAMSGFGGGLSTGTIILNY is encoded by the coding sequence TTGCAAAATTTAAGAATTACTAGTACTGCGAGTTATCATCCATCACTCAAGATTACTAACCAGCAATTATCAACAATCATGAATACTTCAGATGAGTGGATTAAGACGCGGACTGGAATTCATCAACGTTATATCAGCAATAATGAAAATACATCAGACTTGGCTGTTAACGTTGGTAATCAGTTATTGACCAATGCTAATTTAACGGCAACTGAACTTGATTTAATCATTATTGCAACGATGTCTCCTGATGCCTATACGCCTTCAACTGCTGCCATTGTTCAAGGAAGATTAGGAGCAAAGAATGCAATTGCGTTTGATATCTCAGCAGCTTGTACTGGCTTTATCTATGCCATGAATACAGCTGAGTTAATGTTGAAAAACTCTTATTGGCAAAATGCAATGGTAATTGGCGCGGAAGTATTATCAAAACTGATTGATTGGAAAGATCGAAGTACCGCTGTATTATTCGGCGATGGGGCTGGAGGGGTGTTACTTCAAAAGACAGCTACAACAACTCCTTTAATTCTTGGCCGTGATCTCCATACATTTGGTGACTTAGGAGATAAAATTATTGCCGGAAGAACAACACTTAAAGCCAGCTTCCCTAAGCAGCTAACATCCCTTTCACCATTTATGATGGCTGGTCGTGATGTATATCGTTTTGCCACTCATGAAGTTCCACGGTCAATTGCTTCTGCCGTTCAACAAGCTAATTTGAAAATAGACGATATTGATTATTTTTTATTACATCAGGCAAATGAACGGATAATTACCCAAATTGCAAAGAGGCTGGCACAACCAATTACAAAGTTTCCAATGAATATTAGTGAATATGGAAATACGGCCGCTGCTAGTGAACCAATTCTATTAACTCAAGCTATTACCCAAGGATTAGTTAAGCCAGGAAATATTATTGCAATGAGTGGCTTTGGCGGCGGTTTAAGTACAGGAACAATAATCTTAAATTATTAA